One window of Camelina sativa cultivar DH55 chromosome 4, Cs, whole genome shotgun sequence genomic DNA carries:
- the LOC104783031 gene encoding ELMO domain-containing protein A (The sequence of the model RefSeq protein was modified relative to this genomic sequence to represent the inferred CDS: added 52 bases not found in genome assembly) → MDDREGSFVAVRRISQGLERGTVYNPSSAEAVPSAAWLGRGLSCVCAQRRDSDANSTFDLTPAQEECLQSLQSRIDVAYDSTIPLHQEALRELWKLAFPEEELHGLISEQWKEMGWQGKDPSTDFRGGGFISLENLLYFARNFQKSFQDLLRKQVGDRSVWEYPFAVAGINLTFMLIQMLDLEAVKPRTIVGATFLKFLSENEYAFDLLYCIAFKLMDQQWLSMRASYMEFNTVMKSTRRQLERELMLEDIMHLEDLPSYALLTQ, encoded by the exons TCGAACGAGGAACCGTTTACAATCCATCATCTG CTGAGGCTGTGCCATCAGCAGCTTGGTTAGGCAGGGGTCTATCCTGTGTCTGTGCTCAGAGAAGAGATAGTGACGCAAATTCCACCTTTGATCTAACACCTGCTCag GAGGAATGCTTGCAAAGTTTGCAGAGCCGCATTGACGTAGCCTACGATAGTACTATTCCCCTGCATCAG GAAGCTCTGAGAGAGCTGTGGAAACTTGCCTTTCCTGAAGAAGAACTTCATGGATTAATATCTGAGCAATGGAAAGAGATGGGTTGGCAGGGCAAAGATCCGTCAACAGATTTTAG GGGTGGTGGTTTCATATCTCTTGAAAACTTGCTGTACTTCGCTAGGAACTTTCAG AAATCCTTTCAGGACCTTCTGAGGAAGCAGGTTGGGGATCGATCTGTGTGGGAATACCCCTTTGCTGTTGCTGGTATCAACTTAACATTCATGCTCATACAAATGCTCGACCTTGAAGCAG TGAAGCCACGAACAATTGTTGGGGCAACTTTTCTGAAGTTTCTTTCTG AGAACGAATATGCCTTTGACCTTCTTTATTGCATTGCATTCAAGCTAATGGACCAGCAATGGCTTTCAATGCGTGCCTCATACATGGAGTTCAAT ACGGTGATGAAATCAACAAGGAGACAGCTGGAGAGAGAGCTGATGCTGGAAGACATTATGCATCTTGAGGATTTACCCTCCTACGCTCTTCTCACTCAATAG
- the LOC104783032 gene encoding uclacyanin-2-like, which produces MATNGLSEMAAAILLLVMAIVPATVAVTYTVGDESQWASGVDYTAWVIGKTFRVGDTLEFKYGPSHSVDVVNKAGYDDCDGSSASENFSDGDTKIELKTVGTKYFVCPTPGHCISGMKLAIPVIAAASSPPTPTSPSPSLSAAPPPISKEDSQPSDGTHVADSVTPPPPPPSPPPPPPSSSGASSGLVSYVMVGMSLVLACNNVLILLG; this is translated from the exons ATGGCAACGAATGGTTTGTCCGAGATGGCTGCAGCTATTCTTCTCCTAGTCATGGCCATCGTCCCAGCGACAGTCGCTGTGACTTACACTGTGGGAGACGAAAGTCAATGGGCCAGCGGTGTGGACTACACAGCGTGGGTAATCGGAAAGACTTTCAGGGTTGGTGATACTCTAG AGTTCAAGTACGGTCCTTCACACTCAGTAGATGTGGTAAACAAAGCCGGATATGATGACTGCGACGGCTCCTCTGCGTCTGAGAATTTCTCCGACGGGGACACCAAGATCGAACTCAAGACGGTAGGAACAAAGTACTTTGTCTGTCCTACACCTGGCCACTGTATCAGTGGCATGAAGCTCGCCATCCCAGTCATAGCCGCCGCTTCTTCTCCTCCCACTCCAACCTCACCGTCGCCCTCACTTTCTGCCGCTCCTCCTCCCATCTCAAAAGAGGATTCGCAGCCATCTGATGGAACACACGTAGCCGATTCAGTCACGCCGCCCCCACCGCCTCCgtctccacctccacctccaccttCATCAAGTGGTGCATCTAGCGGACTAGTGAGTTACGTAATGGTTGGGATGTCGCTGGTGTTGGCTTGTAATAATGTGTTAATTTTGTTGGGTTAG
- the LOC104783033 gene encoding uclacyanin-2-like encodes MAMNGLTKMAAIALLLVMAIVPAAVAVTHTVGDASQWTSGVDYKAWATGKTFRVGDTLKFTYGLSHSVNEVNKAGYDSCGGTPIDTHSGGDTEIDLETVGTKYFICPTSGHCEGGMKLAVTVVAASTGPPATPSPPSSTPETPTKPGSPPADGTPPTTPTPDSGSTSPPPPKPSGASKGVMSYVLVGVSMVLGYGLWM; translated from the exons ATGGCAATGAATGGTTTAACCAAGATGGCTGCAATTGCTCTTCTCCTGGTCATGGCCATCGTCCCAGCCGCAGTCGCTGTGACTCACACGGTCGGAGACGCTTCTCAATGGACCAGTGGTGTGGACTACAAAGCTTGGGCTACCGGAAAAACTTTCAGAGTTGGTGACACTCTAA AGTTCACGTATGGTCTTTCACACTCAGTGAACGAGGTGAACAAAGCCGGTTACGATAGCTGTGGAGGCACACCGATCGATACCCATTCTGGTGGAGACACAGAAATCGATCTCGAGACAGTAGGAACAAAGTACTTCATCTGCCCTACCTCTGGTCACTGTGAAGGTGGCATGAAGCTAGCCGTTACTGTCGTAGCCGCTTCTACCGGACCTCCGGCCACTCCTTCTCCCCCATCTTCAACTCCGGAAACTCCTACCAAACCGGGCTCACCGCCGGCTGACGGAACACCCCCAACCACACCCACACCTGATTCAGGGTcaacttctcctcctccaccaaagCCAAGTGGTGCGTCTAAGGGAGTGATGAGTTACGTTTTGGTCGGAGTCTCGATGGTTTTGGGCTATGGTTTGTGGATGTAA
- the LOC104783034 gene encoding protein DMR6-LIKE OXYGENASE 2-like, with product MEETKKTLLDDSFTSAMALTNSGVPQVPDRYVLPPSQRPALGSSLGTTETTLPIIDLSLLHQPSLRSRAIHEINIACKEFGFFQVINHGIPSSLVKDALDAATLFFDLPVEEKMLLVSANVHEPVRYGTSLNHSTDSVHYWRDFIKHYSHPLPKWIDMWPSNPPCYKDKVGKYSEATHVLHKQLIEAIAESLGLEKTYLQEEIEEGSQVMAVNCYPTCPEPEIALGMPPHSDFSSLTILLQSSQGLQIMDCNKNWVSVPYIEGALIVQLGDQVEVMSNGIYKSVIHRVTVNKDVKRLSFASLHSLPLHKKISPAQKLVNENNNAPAYGEFSFNDFLEYISSNDFIQQRFIDTIKKKSSP from the exons atggaggaaacaaaaaagactTTGCTAGATGATTCTTTTACAAGTGCAATGGCACTTACCAATTCAGGTGTGCCTCAAGTCCCTGATCGTTACGTTCTTCCCCCATCGCAAAGGCCAGCTCTTGGTTCAAGCTTAGGCACCACTGAGACTACACTTCCTATCattgatctctctcttttacaCCAACCTTCGCTTAGATCCCGTGCAATCCATGAGATCAACATAGCCTGCAAGGAGTTTGGTTTCTTTCAG GTTATAAACCATGGAATACCATCATCACTGGTTAAAGATGCCCTAGACGCAGCAACATTGTTCTTTGACTTACCTGTGGAGGAGAAGATGCTTCTTGTGTCTGCAAATGTTCATGAGCCAGTAAGGTATGGCACAAGCCTTAACCATTCAACAGACAGTGTCCACTACTGGAGAGATTTCATCAAGCATTACTCTCATCCACTCCCAAAGTGGATTGATATGTGgccatcaaatcctccatgctaCAA GGATAAAGTGGGCAAGTACTCAGAGGCAACACATGTGCTACATAAGCAACTAATAGAAGCTATAGCAGAAAGCCTTGGACTTGAGAAAACTTACTTacaagaagagattgaagaagggTCGCAAGTCATGGCAGTGAACTGCTATCCAACATGTCCAGAACCTGAAATCGCCTTGGGAATGCCACCACACTCAGACTTCAGCTCACTGACCATCTTACTCCAAAGTAGCCAGGGGCTCCAGATAATGGACTGCAACAAAAACTGGGTCAGCGTACCGTACATTGAAGGAGCCTTGATAGTTCAGCTGGGAGATCAGGTAGAAGTGATGAGCAACGGGATATACAAGAGCGTGATTCATCGTGTGACAGTGAACAAAGATGTGAAAAGGCTGTCTTTTGCAAGTCTACACAGTCTACCTCTGCACAAGAAAATAAGTCCAGCACAGAAGCTCGTCAACGAAAACAACAATGCACCTGCCTACGGAGAGTTTAGTTTCAACGATTTTCTTGAATACATCTCAAGCAACGATTTTATACAGCAAAGGTTCATTGAtacaataaagaagaagagcagtccctga
- the LOC104783036 gene encoding uncharacterized protein LOC104783036 translates to MYNRKPMEKKKKEGMASNNQDMSFKNIMKDVKFFASTHMTWKDKKALENKQVTELGGKPQKKQRLPLSVALVPMKKQKEREEKMLDQNRILGRFGGQFGSVSTRKPVEKKRTPEERVLKSTVGHFKGGVLDVRHLLHPGNSLTNDRDFKIKKHSKRENMGGGGGEGGGIKSKGKKKNGKKKNKGKKKGGGKKRGKPSR, encoded by the exons atgtATAATCGTAAgccaatggagaagaagaagaaggaaggcaTGGCTTCTAATAATCAAGATATGAGCTTTAAGAACATTATGAAAGATGTTAAATTCTTTG ccTCTACGCATATGACATGGAAGGATAAGAAAGCATTAGAGAACAAGCAAGTGACTGAACTTGGTGGAAAG CCTCAAAAGAAGCAGAGGCTACCTTTGAGTGTAGCGCTAGTACCaatgaagaaacagaaagagagagaagagaagatgttGGACCAG AATAGGATTCTTGGGAGATTTGGAGGACAGTTTGGGAGTGTAAGTACTAGGAAACCCGTAGAGAAGAAGCGTACGCCAGAAGAGAGAGTCTTGAAGTCTACTGTAGGACATTTCAAGGGCGGTGTTCTTGATGTTAGGCATTTGCTACATCCCGGTAATTCATTAACTAATGACAGAGATTTCAAGATAAAGAAACACAGTAAGAGGGAGAACAtgggaggaggtggtggtgaagGAGGCGGCATCAAGTCtaagggaaagaagaaaaatggtaaaaagaagaataaaggaaagaagaaaggaGGCGGTAAGAAGAGAGGCAAGCCTTCACGGTGA